The Streptomyces collinus DNA segment CGCCGTAGCCGTAGTCGTTGTTGACGAAAGCCGACTGGTAGAAGTACAGAAGCGTGGTCAGGCCCGCCTGGCCGGGACCGCCGAGGTTCGGGTTGGCGGCGTTGCTGCCGAACAGCACCTGGGGCTCGCTGAAGCTCTGCAGGCCGTTGATGGTCGAGATGATCACCGTGAACAGGATGATGGGCCGCATGATCGGCATGGTGATCTGGAAGAACGTGCGGATCGGTCCGGCGCCGTCCAGCCTGGCCGCCTCGTAGATCTGGGTGGGGATGGCCTGGAGGCCGGCCAGATAGATGATCATGTTGTAGCCGGTCCACATCCAGGTCATCAGCAGCGCGATGACCAGTTTGATCAGCCACGGGTTGCTCAGCCACGGCACGGGCGAGATGCCGACCGTGCCCAGGATCGCGTTGACCAGACCGAAGTTGTTGCTGAACACCGCCCCGAAGAAGATCGACACGGCGACGATCGAGGTGACGTTCGGTATGTACAGAGCGATGCGGTAGAAGCCCTTGAAGCGGCGCACCGAATGCAGCAGCGTCGCCAGCACCAGGGCGCCGAACAGGGTGGGGACGGTGGACAGCACCCAGATCACCAGGGTGTTGCGGATCGACAGCCAGAAGACCGGGTCGTCCAGGAGGAACCGGAACTGGTCCAGTCCCACGAACTGCACGGTGCCCATGCCGTCCCAGCGCTGGAAGGCGAGGTACAGCGAGTAGAAGACCGGGAAGAGCGAGAAGACGCCGAAGATCAGGAAGAAGGGCGAGATCGCGAGGTACTGCCGCCAGTGGGACAGCACCCCCCGTCGCCCTGGCCGCACGGCGCCGGCGGGCGGTGTGCGCCGCGGGCGGAAGCGGGCCGGGCCGGGCCCGCCGTGGTGCCGGGGCACCGCGGCGGAACCGGTGACCGGAGGTGAGGACACCTCAGTTCACCCCCTGTCGCCGGGCGATCTGCCGTGCCTGGGCGACCGCGTCCTTCCAGGCGGCGTCGGGCTTCTTGCCCTTGGCCTCGATGCTGGACAGCTCGGTCATGAAGGGCGCCATGACGGCGGCGTCGGCGGGTGCCTCGTAGGCGGCCGGGATGGCCTTGGCGGCGGGGCCGAAGACCTCGATGACCTTCTGCCCGCCGAAGAAGGGGTCGCCGCCCGTCATGGCCGGCATGGCG contains these protein-coding regions:
- a CDS encoding carbohydrate ABC transporter permease, whose protein sequence is MLSHWRQYLAISPFFLIFGVFSLFPVFYSLYLAFQRWDGMGTVQFVGLDQFRFLLDDPVFWLSIRNTLVIWVLSTVPTLFGALVLATLLHSVRRFKGFYRIALYIPNVTSIVAVSIFFGAVFSNNFGLVNAILGTVGISPVPWLSNPWLIKLVIALLMTWMWTGYNMIIYLAGLQAIPTQIYEAARLDGAGPIRTFFQITMPIMRPIILFTVIISTINGLQSFSEPQVLFGSNAANPNLGGPGQAGLTTLLYFYQSAFVNNDYGYGAAIVWAFFVLIMVLVVVNWRVVQRGRKS